One Vespa velutina chromosome 9, iVesVel2.1, whole genome shotgun sequence DNA segment encodes these proteins:
- the LOC124951780 gene encoding voltage-dependent calcium channel subunit alpha-2/delta-3 isoform X2, whose amino-acid sequence MFLRIDRIVRSGILFLLCIGSSFQQEEDIPHNEVKNWALKFGVDLWEFGKQVTKMTEIQKNYYKVEANLIKRDGLVLVREMAAEVKNMMDFKMNAVMRLMESAEQAAVSAPRDGNVSPKYHSSHRSNLFMGDGKGSSDSREVYLSMNRHFDRLAVNVSLSSVLMPAGIQETESDVAAGIQWSEYLDPLFVNNYESDPSLSWQYYGATSGFLRRFPAITWPPMEFGTNKSPSVSSNRVYRDVYDFRTSNWFVGAANSPKDLAILIDTMGYDSERNQRLISATTKAILDTLGPDDYVNVYRYGETAEEIVQCFKDSLAQASPENIHELKLATNTLKREETTKNISAALSTAFEILQKYNRTSQGSQCNQAIILITTDNEGPPKEVIKRYNWPHMPVRLFTYLVGGDKSPELFDMACNNKGYYARITKPEEIKSKVFEYVKVLARPMVLYQHDHPIHWSPAYIGGKSGRYGRENRGQLMTSVTAPILDRRNHTLKRANLLGVVGTDVPVEEIQKLVPPSKLGVNGYSFIVDNNGRVLYHPDLRPLPGNADYEETLKPTYISVDLSEVELAEYDGPSHSLNNSLLLDLRHDMIDQKEGETGFAVKIHYDDMKRVTIRRHNYFYKPIEGTPFSLGLALPEGYGMFELLAEQEIKHTIVDVTEYFKGNNWKVHPDWVYCEYNSASDKLFSSPEERVLHFLSRTRKPGWKWMSLRPRSPSSHHKQASKPDKDAYYCDKRLLQSLVLDALVTDGFDKRRSSMHKEENPNQGKGRFGVTRSFIATRSGLFRWHEHQQSDETAEEPWFPEQQARAMESSWYKRAVDQHSIEPESFVFSVPFDAAERPNPLVTATHAIFIGKGHKAPAAVVGLQFQHSSLASHFVNITSTCTGMSGCKKNCASEELDCYILDNSGFIVISERHEHTGKFFGEIDGTIMDSLVQDRIYRKVTVIDYQGTCSPQESHRSSAPRTTSASILKGTALIGNFIWNLFVSFNVQDIWRTVVAFAKDAAHSMQNDDDLIFSDTDVETDPNNNGADELAELHNLESIAPAESTAGSVPGKEHFSEIPVAPPIPVSPPTTRATSAHFPPRKLRSCEKKTDLYILQPERLNTSGQSNPLKGKLTNCHVTGCERPFSVQKIHHTNLILLVVDTLCPCGNKQLSIEPIEAMTEPGACTARRERLYRRRPPKCINYHPEEMEIKICGGASTQFSRSTLVVLLLTVFVVRLA is encoded by the exons ATGTTTCTGCGTATCGACAGGATCGTGCGCTCGGGGATCTTGTTTCTGTTGTGCATCGGCTCGAGCTTTCAGCAGGAGGAGGATATACCCCATAACGA agtAAAAAACTGGGCCTTGAAATTTGGAGTGGATCTATGGGAATTTGGTAAGCAAGTGACCAAAATGACCGAAATACAAAAG AATTATTACAAAGTCGAGGCGAATCTTATAAAAAGGGACGGCTTGGTACTGGTAAGAGAAATGGCTGCTGAAGTTAAAAATATGATGGACTTTAAAATGAACGCTGTAATG AGGCTAATGGAAAGTGCCGAACAGGCCGCAGTTTCTGCGCCAAGAGACGGTAACGTGTCACCTAAATATCATTCTTCCCATCGTTCGAATCTTTTTATGGGAGATGGCAAAGGTTCCTCCGATTCTCGTGAAGTATATCTAAGCATGAATCGTCATTTCGATCGGCTAGCAGTCAATGTCAGTTTATCGTCGGTTCTCATGCCAGCTGGAATACAAGAGACAG AAAGCGACGTTGCTGCGGGCATTCAATGGAGCGAATACTTGGATCCTCTTTTCGTCAATAATTACGAAAGCGATCCTTCGTTATCTTGGCAGTACTACGGCGCTACCTCGGGATTTTTAAGACGCTTTCCTG ccATAACGTGGCCACCGATGGAATTTGGCACGAACAAGTCACCGTCAGTTTCCTCGAATCGTGTTTATCGCGACGTGTACGACTTCAGGACTTCTAATTGGTTCGTCGGTGCTGCGAACAGTCCAAAAGATTTGGCAATTTTAATAGACACCATGGGATACGATAGCGAGAGGAATCAACGATTAATAAGCGCCACTACAAAGGCGATATTGGATACGTTAGGTCCCGACGATTACGTGAACGTTTACCGATATGGCGAAACGGCCGAGGAAATCGTACAGTGTTTCAAGGACAGCTTAGCCCAGGCCTCGCCAGAGAACATACACGAGCTCAAGCTCGCAACGAATACATTGAAACGCGAGGAAACGACAAAGAATATATCGGCGGCCTTGAGTACGGCCTTTGAAATACTTCAAAAGTACAACAGAACCAGTCAGGGTAGTCAATGTAATCAGGCGATAATCTTGATAACGACTGACAACGAAGGTCCTCCAAAGGAAGTGATCAAAAGGTATAACTGGCCGCACATGCCAGTCAGATTATTTACTTACCTCGTTGGCGGTGACAAGAGTCCGGAACTCTTTGACATGGCATGCAACAACAAAG GGTATTATGCGAGAATTACCAAGCCGGAGGAGATTAAAAGTAAAGTTTTCGAATATGTAAAGGTACTCGCCCGACCTATGGTCCTTTATCAGCACGATCATCCTATACATTGGAGTCCGGCTTACATCGGTGGAAAG agcGGTAGATACGGCAGGGAAAATCGTGGACAGCTGATGACGTCCGTCACTGCTCCGATTTTGGATCGTCGAAATCATACG TTGAAAAGGGCTAATTTATTGGGGGTCGTTGGTACCGACGTTCCCGtcgaagaaattcaaaaaCTCGTCCCACCTTccaaa TTGGGAGTCAATGGATACTCCTTTATTGTCGACAATAATGGCCGTGTCTTGTATCATCCGGATCTGCGTCCGTTG CCAGGAAATGCAGAT TACGAGGAGACACTGAAACCTACGTATATAAGCGTAGACCTATCGGAAGTCGAACTAGCCGAATACGACGGACCCTCGCACTCTTTGAacaattctcttcttttagaT TTGAGGCACGATATGATCGATCAGAAGGAAGGGGAGACCGGCTTTGCTGTGAAAATTCATTACGATGACATG AAAAGAGTGACTATCAGACGacacaattatttttacaagcCGATCGAGGGTACGCCGTTTTCATTAGGTTTGGCTTTACCCGAAGGGTATGGCATGTTCGAACTCCTTGCCGAACAAGAGATCAAGCACACGATAGTCGATG TGACGGAATACTTTAAAGGTAATAATTGGAAAGTACATCCAGATTGGGTGTACTGTGAATATAATTCGGCATCGGACAAGTTGTTCTCTTCCCCGGAGGAACGCGTTTTGCACTTTTTATCACGCACGCGAAAACCCGGGTGGAAGTGGATGTCCTTGAGACCAAGGAGTCCAAGCTCGCACCATAAACAGGCGAGCAAGCCGGACAAGGACGCTTATTATT GTGATAAGAGATTACTTCAGTCTTTAGTTTTGGACGCATTGGTAACGGATGGgtttgataaaagaagaagttcGATGCACAAAGAAGAGAATCCAAA CCAAGGGAAAGGTAGATTCGGGGTTACGAGAAGCTTCATCGCAACTAGAAGCGGACTTTTTCGTTGGCACGAACATCAACAGAGCGATGAGACCGCAGAGGAGCC TTGGTTTCCCGAACAACAAGCAAGAGCTATGGAATCGTCTTGGTACAAACGTGCCGTCGATCAACACTCGATAGAGCCAGAAAGTTTCGTTTTTAGCGTTCCATTCGATGCCG CCGAAAGACCGAATCCTCTGGTTACCGCGACACACGCTATCTTCATTGGAAAAGGACATAAAGCTCCGGCTGCAGTGGTAGGATTGCAATTTCAACATTCCTCATTGGCGTCGCATTTCGTTAACATAACTTCAACG TGTACAGGAATGTCTGGCTGCAAAAAGAACTGTGCGTCGGAGGAACTCGACTGTTACATACTCGACAATAGTggatttatcgttataagcgAGAGACACGAGCATACCGGGAAATTTTTCGGCGAGATAGATGGTACCATAATGGATTCCTTGGTACAAGATAGGATATACAG gaAGGTAACCGTTATCGATTATCAGGGAACATGCAGCCCTCAAGAAAGTCACCGTTCGTCAGCACCAAGAACCACATCGGCATCTATTTTAAAAGGCACCGCGCTTATCGGCAATTTCATTTGGAATCTTTTTGTGAGCTTCAACGTTCAAGATATTTGGCGTACGGTAGTGGCCTTTGCCAAGGATGCGGCACATTCCATGCAAAATGATG ACGATCTGATATTTTCTGACACCGACGTTGAAACCGATCCCAATAACAACGGTGCCGACGAACTAGCTGAACTTCACAATTTGGAGTCGATAGCACCGGCGGAATCAACCGCTGGATCTGTACCAGGAAAAGAACACTTTTCGGAAATACCAGTCGCACCCCCGATACCCGTTTCACCACCGACTACTCGTGCCACGTCCGCTCATTTTCCACCGCGCAAATTAAGGTCTTGCGAAAAGAAGACGGATCTTTATATCTTACAGCCTGAAAGACTCAATACCAGCGGCCAAAGTAATCCGCTTAAAGGAAAACTCACGAATTGCCATGTTACAGGATGCGAAAG GCCTTTCAGCGTGCAAAAAATACATCACACGAATTTGATTCTCTTGGTGGTAGACACATTGTGTCCCTGTGGTAACAAACAACTCAGCATCGAGCCGATCGAAGCTATGACTGAACCAGGAGCGTGTACAGCGAGAAGAGAACGGCTCTATCGGAGAAGGCCGCCAAAGTGTATAAATTATCATCCGGAGGAAATGGAGATAAAGATTTGCGGTGGTGCATCAACGCAATTCAGTCGATCCACCCTGGTCGTGCTTCTGTTAACCGTCTTCGTCGTCAGGTTGGCGTGA
- the LOC124951780 gene encoding voltage-dependent calcium channel subunit alpha-2/delta-3 isoform X1, whose protein sequence is MFLRIDRIVRSGILFLLCIGSSFQQEEDIPHNEVKNWALKFGVDLWEFGKQVTKMTEIQKNYYKVEANLIKRDGLVLVREMAAEVKNMMDFKMNAVMRLMESAEQAAVSAPRDGNVSPKYHSSHRSNLFMGDGKGSSDSREVYLSMNRHFDRLAVNVSLSSVLMPAGIQETESDVAAGIQWSEYLDPLFVNNYESDPSLSWQYYGATSGFLRRFPAITWPPMEFGTNKSPSVSSNRVYRDVYDFRTSNWFVGAANSPKDLAILIDTMGYDSERNQRLISATTKAILDTLGPDDYVNVYRYGETAEEIVQCFKDSLAQASPENIHELKLATNTLKREETTKNISAALSTAFEILQKYNRTSQGSQCNQAIILITTDNEGPPKEVIKRYNWPHMPVRLFTYLVGGDKSPELFDMACNNKGYYARITKPEEIKSKVFEYVKVLARPMVLYQHDHPIHWSPAYIGGKSGRYGRENRGQLMTSVTAPILDRRNHTLKRANLLGVVGTDVPVEEIQKLVPPSKLGVNGYSFIVDNNGRVLYHPDLRPLPGNADYEETLKPTYISVDLSEVELAEYDGPSHSLNNSLLLDLRHDMIDQKEGETGFAVKIHYDDMKRVTIRRHNYFYKPIEGTPFSLGLALPEGYGMFELLAEQEIKHTIVDVTEYFKGNNWKVHPDWVYCEYNSASDKLFSSPEERVLHFLSRTRKPGWKWMSLRPRSPSSHHKQASKPDKDAYYCDKRLLQSLVLDALVTDGFDKRRSSMHKEENPNPIAILMALLHSQGKGRFGVTRSFIATRSGLFRWHEHQQSDETAEEPWFPEQQARAMESSWYKRAVDQHSIEPESFVFSVPFDAAERPNPLVTATHAIFIGKGHKAPAAVVGLQFQHSSLASHFVNITSTCTGMSGCKKNCASEELDCYILDNSGFIVISERHEHTGKFFGEIDGTIMDSLVQDRIYRKVTVIDYQGTCSPQESHRSSAPRTTSASILKGTALIGNFIWNLFVSFNVQDIWRTVVAFAKDAAHSMQNDDDLIFSDTDVETDPNNNGADELAELHNLESIAPAESTAGSVPGKEHFSEIPVAPPIPVSPPTTRATSAHFPPRKLRSCEKKTDLYILQPERLNTSGQSNPLKGKLTNCHVTGCERPFSVQKIHHTNLILLVVDTLCPCGNKQLSIEPIEAMTEPGACTARRERLYRRRPPKCINYHPEEMEIKICGGASTQFSRSTLVVLLLTVFVVRLA, encoded by the exons ATGTTTCTGCGTATCGACAGGATCGTGCGCTCGGGGATCTTGTTTCTGTTGTGCATCGGCTCGAGCTTTCAGCAGGAGGAGGATATACCCCATAACGA agtAAAAAACTGGGCCTTGAAATTTGGAGTGGATCTATGGGAATTTGGTAAGCAAGTGACCAAAATGACCGAAATACAAAAG AATTATTACAAAGTCGAGGCGAATCTTATAAAAAGGGACGGCTTGGTACTGGTAAGAGAAATGGCTGCTGAAGTTAAAAATATGATGGACTTTAAAATGAACGCTGTAATG AGGCTAATGGAAAGTGCCGAACAGGCCGCAGTTTCTGCGCCAAGAGACGGTAACGTGTCACCTAAATATCATTCTTCCCATCGTTCGAATCTTTTTATGGGAGATGGCAAAGGTTCCTCCGATTCTCGTGAAGTATATCTAAGCATGAATCGTCATTTCGATCGGCTAGCAGTCAATGTCAGTTTATCGTCGGTTCTCATGCCAGCTGGAATACAAGAGACAG AAAGCGACGTTGCTGCGGGCATTCAATGGAGCGAATACTTGGATCCTCTTTTCGTCAATAATTACGAAAGCGATCCTTCGTTATCTTGGCAGTACTACGGCGCTACCTCGGGATTTTTAAGACGCTTTCCTG ccATAACGTGGCCACCGATGGAATTTGGCACGAACAAGTCACCGTCAGTTTCCTCGAATCGTGTTTATCGCGACGTGTACGACTTCAGGACTTCTAATTGGTTCGTCGGTGCTGCGAACAGTCCAAAAGATTTGGCAATTTTAATAGACACCATGGGATACGATAGCGAGAGGAATCAACGATTAATAAGCGCCACTACAAAGGCGATATTGGATACGTTAGGTCCCGACGATTACGTGAACGTTTACCGATATGGCGAAACGGCCGAGGAAATCGTACAGTGTTTCAAGGACAGCTTAGCCCAGGCCTCGCCAGAGAACATACACGAGCTCAAGCTCGCAACGAATACATTGAAACGCGAGGAAACGACAAAGAATATATCGGCGGCCTTGAGTACGGCCTTTGAAATACTTCAAAAGTACAACAGAACCAGTCAGGGTAGTCAATGTAATCAGGCGATAATCTTGATAACGACTGACAACGAAGGTCCTCCAAAGGAAGTGATCAAAAGGTATAACTGGCCGCACATGCCAGTCAGATTATTTACTTACCTCGTTGGCGGTGACAAGAGTCCGGAACTCTTTGACATGGCATGCAACAACAAAG GGTATTATGCGAGAATTACCAAGCCGGAGGAGATTAAAAGTAAAGTTTTCGAATATGTAAAGGTACTCGCCCGACCTATGGTCCTTTATCAGCACGATCATCCTATACATTGGAGTCCGGCTTACATCGGTGGAAAG agcGGTAGATACGGCAGGGAAAATCGTGGACAGCTGATGACGTCCGTCACTGCTCCGATTTTGGATCGTCGAAATCATACG TTGAAAAGGGCTAATTTATTGGGGGTCGTTGGTACCGACGTTCCCGtcgaagaaattcaaaaaCTCGTCCCACCTTccaaa TTGGGAGTCAATGGATACTCCTTTATTGTCGACAATAATGGCCGTGTCTTGTATCATCCGGATCTGCGTCCGTTG CCAGGAAATGCAGAT TACGAGGAGACACTGAAACCTACGTATATAAGCGTAGACCTATCGGAAGTCGAACTAGCCGAATACGACGGACCCTCGCACTCTTTGAacaattctcttcttttagaT TTGAGGCACGATATGATCGATCAGAAGGAAGGGGAGACCGGCTTTGCTGTGAAAATTCATTACGATGACATG AAAAGAGTGACTATCAGACGacacaattatttttacaagcCGATCGAGGGTACGCCGTTTTCATTAGGTTTGGCTTTACCCGAAGGGTATGGCATGTTCGAACTCCTTGCCGAACAAGAGATCAAGCACACGATAGTCGATG TGACGGAATACTTTAAAGGTAATAATTGGAAAGTACATCCAGATTGGGTGTACTGTGAATATAATTCGGCATCGGACAAGTTGTTCTCTTCCCCGGAGGAACGCGTTTTGCACTTTTTATCACGCACGCGAAAACCCGGGTGGAAGTGGATGTCCTTGAGACCAAGGAGTCCAAGCTCGCACCATAAACAGGCGAGCAAGCCGGACAAGGACGCTTATTATT GTGATAAGAGATTACTTCAGTCTTTAGTTTTGGACGCATTGGTAACGGATGGgtttgataaaagaagaagttcGATGCACAAAGAAGAGAATCCAAA CCCTATTGCCATACTGATGGCTCTACTGCACAG CCAAGGGAAAGGTAGATTCGGGGTTACGAGAAGCTTCATCGCAACTAGAAGCGGACTTTTTCGTTGGCACGAACATCAACAGAGCGATGAGACCGCAGAGGAGCC TTGGTTTCCCGAACAACAAGCAAGAGCTATGGAATCGTCTTGGTACAAACGTGCCGTCGATCAACACTCGATAGAGCCAGAAAGTTTCGTTTTTAGCGTTCCATTCGATGCCG CCGAAAGACCGAATCCTCTGGTTACCGCGACACACGCTATCTTCATTGGAAAAGGACATAAAGCTCCGGCTGCAGTGGTAGGATTGCAATTTCAACATTCCTCATTGGCGTCGCATTTCGTTAACATAACTTCAACG TGTACAGGAATGTCTGGCTGCAAAAAGAACTGTGCGTCGGAGGAACTCGACTGTTACATACTCGACAATAGTggatttatcgttataagcgAGAGACACGAGCATACCGGGAAATTTTTCGGCGAGATAGATGGTACCATAATGGATTCCTTGGTACAAGATAGGATATACAG gaAGGTAACCGTTATCGATTATCAGGGAACATGCAGCCCTCAAGAAAGTCACCGTTCGTCAGCACCAAGAACCACATCGGCATCTATTTTAAAAGGCACCGCGCTTATCGGCAATTTCATTTGGAATCTTTTTGTGAGCTTCAACGTTCAAGATATTTGGCGTACGGTAGTGGCCTTTGCCAAGGATGCGGCACATTCCATGCAAAATGATG ACGATCTGATATTTTCTGACACCGACGTTGAAACCGATCCCAATAACAACGGTGCCGACGAACTAGCTGAACTTCACAATTTGGAGTCGATAGCACCGGCGGAATCAACCGCTGGATCTGTACCAGGAAAAGAACACTTTTCGGAAATACCAGTCGCACCCCCGATACCCGTTTCACCACCGACTACTCGTGCCACGTCCGCTCATTTTCCACCGCGCAAATTAAGGTCTTGCGAAAAGAAGACGGATCTTTATATCTTACAGCCTGAAAGACTCAATACCAGCGGCCAAAGTAATCCGCTTAAAGGAAAACTCACGAATTGCCATGTTACAGGATGCGAAAG GCCTTTCAGCGTGCAAAAAATACATCACACGAATTTGATTCTCTTGGTGGTAGACACATTGTGTCCCTGTGGTAACAAACAACTCAGCATCGAGCCGATCGAAGCTATGACTGAACCAGGAGCGTGTACAGCGAGAAGAGAACGGCTCTATCGGAGAAGGCCGCCAAAGTGTATAAATTATCATCCGGAGGAAATGGAGATAAAGATTTGCGGTGGTGCATCAACGCAATTCAGTCGATCCACCCTGGTCGTGCTTCTGTTAACCGTCTTCGTCGTCAGGTTGGCGTGA